A stretch of Imperialibacter roseus DNA encodes these proteins:
- a CDS encoding RNA polymerase sigma factor, with protein sequence MELDEHALIEQAKQDPKRFGPIYEKYHEPIFRFVYARIGQLEASKDVTSSVFYKALANLKKYQVRGLSFSSWLYRIALNECYDFFRSGKKHRTVALDDYMGVNLLEELQFGDSEQEVWMNSLPVLLESLEPKDLELIEMRFFEGKSFKEAADILDITENNAKTRSYRLLEKMRKEVKKLVVK encoded by the coding sequence GTGGAGTTGGACGAACACGCACTTATAGAGCAAGCCAAGCAAGACCCCAAAAGGTTCGGCCCTATCTATGAGAAGTACCACGAACCCATTTTCCGATTTGTTTATGCTCGAATTGGCCAGCTTGAGGCTAGTAAGGATGTAACCTCTTCAGTGTTTTATAAGGCCCTGGCCAATTTGAAAAAATACCAGGTTCGGGGCCTTTCTTTTTCTTCCTGGCTGTATCGGATTGCGCTGAATGAATGCTACGACTTCTTCAGGTCAGGAAAGAAACACAGAACTGTAGCGCTCGATGACTACATGGGCGTCAACCTGCTGGAGGAACTCCAATTCGGCGATAGCGAGCAGGAAGTATGGATGAACTCATTGCCGGTGTTGCTTGAGTCTTTGGAGCCGAAAGATCTGGAGTTGATAGAAATGAGGTTTTTCGAAGGAAAGAGTTTTAAGGAGGCGGCAGATATTTTGGACATTACCGAAAACAATGCCAAAACACGTAGCTATCGCTTGCTGGAAAAAATGAGGAAAGAGGTCAAAAAACTTGTCGTGAAATGA
- a CDS encoding DUF4301 family protein, which translates to MFSSSDIDFIKKRGSSTDVVEAQIQNFKDDFPPLKLEKAATIGDGLSKLSEKDIDARLKSYESATASKAIVKFVPASGAASRMFKDLFSFMEEYTGSEADYQKLTANQKSGSMFDFFKRLEDFAFYDDLKNAYAKSGTSLEEAHLKRKYVSILEYLLLDRGLGYGQLPKGLLKFHKKNGVARTPAEEHFVEGANYAKSSDGSVKLHFTVSPEHRAKFKEHVAAVQAGYEKQYGVKFEVSFSEQKASTDTIAVDMSNQPFRENDGGLLFRPAGHGALLSNLNDLNADVIFVKNIDNVVPDRLKEDTFVYKKVIASLLLEYQSKIFGFLEKLEAGGATTADLDAMYDFLEKELCTSNHTTARTASAAERSAFLKGKFNRPIRICGMVKNEGEPGGGPFWCKNPDGTVSLQIVESAQVDLKDAGQKKIFEESTHFNPVDLVCGTKDYSGKKFDLMKFTDPKTGFVTEKSKDGKALKAQELPGLWNGSMSNWNTVFVEVPVSTFNPVKKVTDLLKDQHQ; encoded by the coding sequence ATGTTTTCCAGCAGCGATATTGATTTCATAAAAAAGAGAGGCTCCTCAACTGACGTAGTGGAAGCTCAAATTCAAAACTTCAAAGACGACTTTCCTCCTTTGAAGCTGGAAAAGGCAGCGACTATTGGAGACGGCCTTAGTAAGTTGTCGGAAAAGGACATTGATGCGAGGCTGAAAAGCTATGAAAGCGCAACTGCTTCGAAAGCCATTGTGAAGTTTGTGCCTGCCTCCGGAGCGGCCAGTCGTATGTTTAAGGATCTGTTCAGCTTTATGGAGGAGTACACAGGCTCAGAGGCCGACTATCAAAAGCTCACAGCCAATCAGAAGAGCGGCTCCATGTTTGATTTTTTCAAGCGGCTGGAGGATTTCGCTTTTTACGATGACTTGAAAAATGCTTATGCAAAGTCAGGCACGTCGCTGGAGGAAGCTCACTTAAAACGAAAGTATGTTTCTATTCTTGAATACCTGTTGCTCGACAGGGGACTTGGCTACGGCCAGTTGCCAAAGGGGCTTTTGAAGTTTCACAAAAAGAACGGTGTTGCCAGAACTCCTGCGGAGGAGCACTTTGTGGAAGGAGCCAACTATGCTAAATCGTCGGACGGTAGTGTAAAGTTGCATTTTACGGTAAGCCCTGAACATCGGGCCAAATTCAAAGAGCACGTGGCTGCCGTGCAGGCGGGCTATGAAAAACAGTACGGGGTAAAATTCGAGGTAAGCTTTTCCGAGCAGAAGGCATCTACTGACACCATAGCCGTGGACATGAGTAATCAACCCTTCAGGGAAAACGACGGCGGGCTACTTTTCAGGCCGGCCGGCCATGGGGCATTGCTATCCAACCTCAACGACCTTAATGCCGACGTGATATTTGTTAAGAACATAGATAATGTGGTGCCCGACCGACTCAAGGAAGACACATTTGTCTATAAGAAGGTGATTGCCAGCCTTCTGTTGGAATACCAAAGTAAGATTTTCGGGTTCCTTGAAAAACTTGAAGCTGGTGGTGCAACTACGGCCGATCTTGACGCCATGTACGACTTTTTGGAAAAAGAGCTTTGTACCAGCAATCATACTACCGCCAGAACAGCGTCGGCTGCGGAAAGATCGGCTTTCCTCAAAGGCAAATTCAACCGACCCATCCGCATTTGCGGCATGGTGAAAAATGAAGGAGAGCCGGGAGGAGGGCCGTTTTGGTGCAAAAACCCTGACGGTACTGTGTCGCTACAGATCGTGGAAAGTGCGCAGGTTGATTTGAAGGATGCAGGGCAAAAGAAAATTTTCGAAGAAAGTACACACTTTAACCCGGTTGACTTGGTGTGTGGTACCAAAGACTATAGCGGGAAGAAGTTCGACCTGATGAAATTCACCGACCCCAAAACGGGCTTTGTTACCGAGAAATCGAAAGATGGCAAGGCCCTGAAGGCACAGGAGCTCCCCGGACTTTGGAACGGTTCGATGAGCAATTGGAACACCGTGTTTGTTGAAGTGCCAGTTTCAACATTTAACCCTGTCAAGAAAGTAACCGATCTGCTGAAGGATCAGCATCAGTAG
- a CDS encoding TerB family tellurite resistance protein, which translates to MNEFLTISPTFYGMSIVPKKYWKDYGFALLTIAGADGDVSDPEMDWLTEDLGQSLKVGTDLIAAWEEFDWENADLGEIFQRLNPNQIANYSKLMLYDAIRMSYADGDFSDKERESVDECARILKVNKETVMAMEALVEMERAADKLRQTIL; encoded by the coding sequence ATGAACGAATTTTTGACAATATCACCTACCTTCTACGGTATGAGCATCGTGCCGAAGAAATACTGGAAGGACTATGGCTTTGCGCTGCTCACTATTGCCGGGGCGGATGGGGATGTGTCAGACCCCGAAATGGACTGGCTTACCGAAGACCTTGGGCAGTCTTTGAAAGTAGGTACCGACCTCATTGCTGCCTGGGAAGAGTTCGACTGGGAAAATGCTGATCTTGGCGAAATTTTCCAACGACTTAACCCCAATCAAATAGCAAACTACAGCAAGCTTATGCTTTACGACGCCATCAGGATGTCCTATGCCGATGGGGATTTTTCTGACAAGGAGCGTGAAAGCGTAGATGAATGTGCCCGAATTCTTAAAGTGAACAAGGAAACAGTAATGGCCATGGAGGCGCTTGTTGAAATGGAACGGGCAGCCGACAAACTCCGACAAACTATTCTTTAA
- a CDS encoding MaoC family dehydratase, giving the protein MLKVGDTYEMPFSLTQEQVNAFAELSGDKNPVHIDAAFAANTSFKKPIVHGIFSAAIFSRILGTIFPGDGTIYLGQTLQFKRPVYPGEDYQARVEVVSLDGRNSAIIATVLTHVATGKAVIEGEAKVMHKELIP; this is encoded by the coding sequence ATGCTGAAAGTCGGAGATACTTACGAAATGCCTTTTTCACTTACTCAGGAGCAGGTCAATGCCTTTGCCGAGCTAAGCGGTGACAAAAACCCGGTACACATCGATGCGGCGTTTGCTGCCAATACCTCTTTTAAGAAACCAATCGTTCACGGAATTTTCAGCGCAGCCATTTTCTCCAGGATACTGGGCACCATTTTTCCTGGCGACGGCACCATCTATCTCGGTCAGACGTTGCAATTCAAAAGGCCGGTGTACCCAGGGGAGGACTACCAGGCGAGAGTGGAGGTGGTAAGTCTTGACGGGAGAAATTCGGCCATCATTGCCACAGTGCTCACGCACGTTGCCACGGGAAAGGCCGTCATAGAGGGCGAAGCCAAGGTGATGCACAAAGAGCTTATTCCTTAG
- a CDS encoding S9 family peptidase: protein MQKRLNYLLLPAFIMLIHWAEAQSGKKPIVTSDLMKIVTSSQLEVSPDTRKAVMVVTKRDQKGDDYFYSHNLYMLDLEKGGEPIQLTFGKKSDSQPTWAPDGEKIAFVRSDDGKSQIWILPLTGGEAYPLTSAKHGASGPRWAPDGKSILFSSSIPDWDTEGTPTWAYERPGRAFKDEPNWKALKDEEKKDIKSTPDGDLGELRAWLAKNAVDKNPRVFVNQDFQAEQGLNPEMKYRHLFIQSLDAGKASQLTKGFQDFAGGDWSPDGKTIVCSSVAYKVEPDKQSHSDLWKIDVTSGSATSFLHMEGFSLGNPQFSPDGKSILFYMRDDVNRHATQNDLGLVNTEGSGAKMITAEFDRDAGGPVFSPDNKKIYFTASSEGDIPLYSYDLKKGEIVTLLEGDKGINDFALAGKKIIMTITDFNNPLEVYSMDVKSGALTALTHFNSDWLKDKIVTPVSEYWVTRPDGVKVQYWVMQPVGFKQGTKYPTILEIHGGPSAMWGPSGLSMWHEFQLLSSWGYGVVFSNPRGSGGYGDAFKKGNYRDWGHGPANDILAALDDATSKNSWVDTDQLFVTGGSYAGYMVAWLVTQDQRFKAANAQRGVYDLTTFMGEGNAWRLVPTHFGYPWEEGVQEILDANSPITFIDQITTPLLIMHSDQDLRTGTIQSEMMYKSLKALDRPVEYVRYPGEGHELSRSGNPLRMMDRLGRFIEFFERYVKHPEAPAATVGED, encoded by the coding sequence ATGCAAAAAAGACTCAACTACTTGTTGCTGCCGGCGTTCATCATGCTCATTCATTGGGCAGAAGCGCAAAGCGGAAAAAAGCCCATCGTCACGTCTGACCTTATGAAAATTGTTACCTCCTCACAGCTGGAGGTATCACCCGATACCAGGAAAGCGGTGATGGTCGTCACCAAAAGAGATCAAAAAGGGGATGACTATTTTTATAGCCACAACCTTTACATGCTCGATCTTGAAAAAGGTGGAGAGCCTATTCAGCTTACGTTCGGAAAAAAGAGCGACTCACAGCCTACCTGGGCTCCTGACGGTGAAAAAATCGCCTTTGTGCGATCCGACGACGGAAAGTCGCAAATATGGATACTGCCGTTAACCGGGGGCGAAGCCTATCCACTTACCTCTGCCAAGCACGGTGCTTCTGGCCCCCGCTGGGCTCCCGACGGAAAATCTATTCTCTTTTCGTCGTCCATCCCCGATTGGGACACTGAAGGCACCCCAACCTGGGCTTATGAAAGACCAGGAAGAGCATTCAAAGACGAGCCCAACTGGAAGGCGCTAAAAGACGAAGAGAAAAAAGATATCAAGTCTACTCCTGATGGCGACCTTGGAGAGCTTCGGGCATGGCTGGCCAAAAATGCCGTCGACAAAAACCCACGGGTGTTTGTGAATCAGGATTTCCAGGCGGAACAGGGACTCAACCCCGAGATGAAGTATCGGCATTTATTCATTCAGTCGCTTGATGCCGGGAAAGCCAGCCAACTCACCAAAGGGTTCCAGGATTTTGCCGGTGGCGATTGGTCGCCGGATGGAAAAACCATTGTTTGCTCCTCTGTGGCTTACAAAGTGGAGCCCGACAAACAAAGCCACTCTGACCTTTGGAAAATTGACGTCACGTCAGGTTCTGCTACCTCCTTCCTTCATATGGAGGGTTTTTCCTTAGGCAATCCACAGTTCTCGCCCGACGGAAAGTCCATACTGTTTTACATGCGAGATGATGTAAACAGGCATGCTACGCAAAATGACCTGGGGCTTGTCAACACCGAGGGCAGCGGCGCAAAAATGATTACAGCGGAGTTTGACAGAGACGCTGGTGGGCCGGTCTTTTCTCCTGATAACAAAAAAATCTATTTTACTGCGTCGTCCGAAGGGGACATTCCTTTGTACAGCTACGACCTGAAGAAAGGCGAAATCGTTACCCTTTTGGAAGGAGACAAAGGCATCAATGACTTTGCGCTTGCAGGCAAAAAAATCATCATGACCATTACCGACTTCAACAACCCTCTGGAAGTATACAGCATGGACGTGAAGAGCGGGGCTTTGACAGCGTTAACACATTTCAACTCGGATTGGCTGAAAGACAAAATCGTCACTCCCGTTTCGGAATACTGGGTCACCCGACCCGACGGCGTAAAAGTACAGTACTGGGTGATGCAACCCGTTGGCTTCAAACAAGGAACCAAATATCCGACCATACTGGAAATCCATGGTGGGCCTTCTGCCATGTGGGGGCCGTCGGGACTCAGTATGTGGCATGAATTTCAGTTGCTTTCCAGCTGGGGTTATGGGGTGGTTTTCAGTAACCCACGGGGTAGTGGCGGCTACGGCGATGCGTTCAAAAAAGGTAATTATAGAGACTGGGGCCACGGGCCTGCCAACGACATTCTGGCAGCTTTGGATGATGCTACTTCCAAAAACAGCTGGGTGGATACCGACCAGCTATTTGTAACAGGAGGTAGCTATGCCGGTTACATGGTGGCCTGGCTAGTGACACAAGACCAACGCTTCAAAGCAGCCAATGCGCAAAGAGGTGTATACGATCTCACTACCTTTATGGGAGAAGGAAATGCCTGGCGGCTGGTACCAACGCATTTTGGCTACCCTTGGGAAGAGGGCGTGCAGGAAATCCTTGATGCCAACTCACCAATTACCTTCATTGACCAAATTACGACCCCTCTACTCATCATGCACTCCGATCAGGACCTGAGAACTGGCACCATCCAGTCGGAAATGATGTACAAGAGCCTGAAAGCACTTGATAGGCCTGTGGAATATGTGCGCTATCCGGGCGAAGGGCATGAGCTAAGCAGAAGCGGCAATCCGCTGCGCATGATGGATAGGCTCGGCCGGTTTATTGAGTTTTTTGAAAGGTATGTAAAGCACCCGGAGGCTCCTGCAGCTACTGTGGGAGAAGATTAA